One genomic window of Gemmatimonadales bacterium includes the following:
- a CDS encoding efflux RND transporter permease subunit, which produces MIRWAAGRPAVIWALGAALILAGGVAFTKLPLATRTAVELPRLRVAATWFGASPELVESYVTSPIEEVIQGVRGVKKVSSESRDGSSSLTVELEPKADVTLARLEINERLELLRTRFPIGVVPPTVANYTPEELEEQPLLTYSIIGPYTAGTLTKLARDQIEPRITAVPGVAGVQLSGTAEPGVAVVYEPLRLRQLGINPALIRQAIEGARVVEALGRERRGANVVTVALRDQPHALEDLGRLVVRAPSGRVFRLDEIATIRPEEDNRGRFARINGVPTVTLQLSRLAGADAIRTAQQVKATMADIRRILPEGITFRVENDESRDLQEQLNDLLLRGAIAFAAVMLVLAVMLRNFTSVWLVMGSAAVAIAGTALGLYVLKIPANLLTLAGLAMGIGVLVQNGLVVVERLRHAPDTAEGRAEAGSRIMPAVIGASLTTAVVLMPFLYLQGNARAAFLPFAAAFLLALAWSVLSAVVMIPAVGSGHGMQRTTYRRTVRWYTRSVIGTVRWRPVTLVLTLALLGTLTWGFIKQVPKSSFGNWFGQRSELFVSITFPHGSDPQSVDRAMQEFERIAVGRHGVDRVEAFGLPMMGRLRVTFTREESYGIIPALMEEEMTQRAVFIGGASIGVRGQGPGFFSGGGGMSVAFRIKLLGYSFSGVEQLARDLQVRLERIPRVRDVNINAGSFFRSERAVSVALTPDRPALARAGMTTTEFSRAVAREVQGASAGQRLELEGDELTVNVKARGAQERALDELRDAIVPNEAQAPVRIGDLSLVSEREGLSVITREDQQYVRIVSYDFRGPARLAQRTHESFMSSISVPAGYTVDDERFSWAEDDSTKGLWLVLALGLTLVVLSVAFVFNSTWAAVLVFASLPMALAGVAAIFWATGTSFGREAAVGVILVIGLATNQAILIIDGALERRRRANLVGRRLSGADIVYAARDRSAMIMLVTLTTMASLIPLAVGTEVDSLFGSIALATAGGTVTGTIGALWVLPAMLLGKRTTPKRRKARKGQPAGTPPAPQMEGGSA; this is translated from the coding sequence CACGGCCGTCGAGCTGCCGCGTCTGCGGGTTGCGGCCACTTGGTTTGGCGCGTCGCCAGAACTGGTCGAGAGCTACGTTACCTCACCGATCGAAGAGGTGATCCAGGGAGTTCGCGGCGTCAAGAAGGTCTCGAGCGAGTCGCGGGACGGGTCGTCGTCCCTGACGGTGGAGTTGGAGCCCAAAGCGGACGTGACTCTGGCCCGACTCGAGATCAACGAACGGCTCGAGCTGCTGCGCACCCGATTTCCGATTGGGGTGGTTCCGCCAACCGTGGCGAACTACACCCCGGAGGAACTCGAAGAGCAACCGCTCCTGACCTATTCGATCATCGGGCCTTACACCGCCGGCACTCTGACCAAGCTCGCCAGGGATCAGATCGAGCCGCGGATCACCGCCGTGCCGGGCGTCGCAGGTGTGCAGCTCTCGGGAACCGCCGAGCCCGGGGTTGCGGTCGTCTACGAGCCGCTTCGCTTGCGTCAGCTGGGGATCAACCCTGCCCTGATTCGCCAGGCCATCGAGGGCGCCCGGGTCGTCGAGGCTCTCGGCCGCGAGCGCCGCGGCGCCAATGTCGTGACGGTCGCGCTGCGAGATCAGCCCCACGCGCTCGAGGATCTCGGTCGGCTCGTGGTGCGAGCGCCCAGCGGGCGCGTCTTCCGCCTCGATGAGATCGCGACGATTCGCCCCGAGGAAGACAATCGGGGCCGCTTTGCGCGGATCAATGGAGTGCCAACCGTCACGCTGCAGCTGTCCCGTCTGGCAGGCGCCGATGCGATTCGGACTGCTCAGCAGGTCAAAGCGACGATGGCGGACATCCGGCGGATCCTGCCGGAGGGCATCACGTTCCGAGTCGAGAACGATGAAAGTCGCGACCTCCAGGAGCAGCTCAACGACCTGCTGCTTCGCGGCGCGATTGCCTTTGCCGCAGTGATGCTGGTGCTCGCGGTCATGCTGCGCAACTTCACGTCGGTGTGGCTGGTGATGGGCAGCGCGGCCGTGGCCATTGCCGGCACGGCACTCGGTCTGTATGTGCTCAAGATCCCCGCCAACCTGCTGACGCTTGCAGGACTGGCCATGGGCATCGGTGTCCTGGTGCAGAACGGGCTGGTCGTCGTGGAGCGGCTGCGACATGCGCCGGACACGGCGGAGGGCCGCGCCGAAGCGGGAAGTCGGATCATGCCGGCAGTCATCGGCGCCAGTCTGACGACGGCGGTGGTGTTGATGCCATTTCTCTACCTGCAAGGCAATGCCCGCGCCGCCTTCCTGCCCTTCGCTGCCGCGTTCCTGCTCGCGCTGGCCTGGTCGGTGCTCAGCGCGGTCGTGATGATACCCGCTGTGGGGTCTGGCCACGGAATGCAGCGCACCACCTACCGGCGGACCGTTCGCTGGTATACGCGAAGCGTGATCGGCACCGTTCGCTGGCGACCCGTTACCCTCGTTCTGACCCTTGCCCTGCTCGGTACGCTGACGTGGGGCTTCATCAAGCAGGTACCCAAGAGTTCGTTCGGCAACTGGTTCGGCCAGCGATCCGAGCTTTTCGTGAGCATCACCTTTCCCCACGGCTCCGATCCACAAAGTGTCGATCGAGCAATGCAGGAGTTTGAGCGGATCGCGGTTGGCAGGCATGGCGTCGATCGGGTCGAGGCGTTCGGGTTACCCATGATGGGGAGACTCCGGGTCACCTTTACCCGCGAAGAAAGCTACGGCATCATCCCGGCGCTGATGGAAGAAGAGATGACCCAGCGTGCCGTCTTCATCGGTGGCGCATCGATCGGGGTTCGCGGTCAGGGGCCCGGTTTCTTCAGCGGCGGCGGAGGTATGTCGGTTGCCTTCCGCATCAAGCTGCTGGGCTACTCGTTCTCAGGGGTCGAACAGCTGGCCCGTGATCTGCAGGTTCGGCTGGAACGAATTCCCCGAGTCCGTGACGTCAACATCAACGCCGGATCCTTCTTCCGCTCCGAGCGGGCCGTGAGCGTCGCACTGACGCCCGACCGACCGGCCCTGGCCCGCGCCGGTATGACAACGACCGAGTTCAGCCGCGCCGTGGCTCGGGAGGTCCAGGGCGCCAGCGCCGGGCAGCGCCTGGAGCTCGAGGGCGACGAGCTCACGGTCAACGTCAAGGCACGGGGTGCCCAGGAGCGTGCGCTCGACGAGCTGCGCGACGCGATCGTGCCGAACGAAGCCCAGGCGCCTGTGCGCATCGGGGATCTCTCGCTCGTCTCGGAGCGCGAAGGCCTCAGCGTGATCACGCGCGAGGATCAGCAGTACGTTCGGATCGTGAGCTACGACTTCCGCGGGCCGGCGCGGCTGGCGCAGCGAACTCATGAGTCATTCATGAGTTCGATCAGTGTGCCCGCCGGCTATACGGTCGACGACGAACGCTTCTCGTGGGCCGAAGACGACAGCACCAAGGGACTCTGGCTGGTCCTGGCACTCGGCCTGACGCTGGTCGTGTTGTCGGTGGCCTTCGTGTTCAACTCGACCTGGGCGGCGGTGCTCGTCTTTGCCAGTCTGCCGATGGCGCTGGCGGGGGTGGCCGCGATCTTCTGGGCCACCGGCACCTCATTTGGGCGGGAGGCTGCGGTGGGCGTCATTCTGGTCATTGGCCTCGCCACCAATCAGGCCATTCTGATTATCGACGGCGCCCTCGAGCGTCGCCGTCGCGCCAATCTCGTTGGACGCCGACTCAGCGGCGCGGATATCGTCTACGCCGCCCGCGACCGCTCGGCCATGATCATGCTGGTGACGTTGACGACCATGGCCAGCCTGATTCCGCTCGCGGTCGGCACCGAGGTCGACAGCCTGTTCGGCTCGATTGCGCTGGCAACGGCTGGCGGGACGGTGACCGGCACGATCGGCGCACTCTGGGTCCTGCCTGCCATGCTGCTTGGAAAGCGAACGACGCCGAAGCGACGGAAGGCACGCAAGGGGCAGCCTGCCGGCACTCCGCCGGCTCCCCAGATGGAGGGAGGGTCGGCATGA